The Daucus carota subsp. sativus chromosome 9, DH1 v3.0, whole genome shotgun sequence genome window below encodes:
- the LOC108201948 gene encoding protein PLANT CADMIUM RESISTANCE 2 — MQKPKAQMQPRAVGQWTTGLWDCFSDLGNCFTTLFCPCVTFGQVAHIVHLGKASVFAEGRNYALLSCCCCCYSCFARSKLRYMYNLPTSCCGDCLVHTCCEPCALCQEYRELQNRGFNMAIGWDLNMTQVGITIDPPIGQMMNAMETINNIQDEPEYDNQDDTHDQ, encoded by the exons ATGCAGAAGCCTAAAGCCCAGATGCAACCCAGAGCTGTTGGGCAATGGACTACTGGACTCTGGGATTGCTTTTCTGATTTGGGAAACT GTTTCACCACACTGTTTTGTCCATGCGTTACATTTGGACAGGTTGCCCATATTGTTCACCTAGGAAAGGCTT CTGTTTTTGCTGAGGGAAGAAATTATGCACTATTATcgtgttgctgctgctgctactCTTGCTTTGCCCGTTCCAAGCTGAGATATATGTACAATTTACCTACTAGCTGTTGCGGAGACTGTCTGGTTCATACTTGTTGCGAGCCGTGTGCTTTATGTCAAGAGTACCGTGAGCTCCAAAATCGCGGATTTAACATGGCCATTG GATGGGATCTAAACATGACCCAGGTTGGTATTACTATTGATCCGCCTATAGGTCAAATGATGAATGCGATGGAAACCATCAACAATATTCAGGACGAACCTGAATATGATAATCAGGATGATACACATGATCAGTGA